The Esox lucius isolate fEsoLuc1 chromosome 20, fEsoLuc1.pri, whole genome shotgun sequence region GATGTGCTACTATACTGTGTAAGAACGGGCAGACAAACTCAAGATGTTGCCAGCGCTTCCATTAGTTCATGCATTTTTACCTGATATCCTTGCCAGAAAATGGACTGGATCTAATTATCCAATCCACGCGCAAATTGCATGCATTCCCAAAGGTGTGAGAAACAATAGCCTACTTACCAAGAGCCTAGAGAGTTGAGACGTCGCCGATACACAATTAAATTAGCCGATCATTACCCTCAATATACATTACTGCTAAGACAAACCTATTGTCCGAACTAATCCATTTCAAATATAGCAGAGCAAATTAAAATATGCCCAAATACCTATAAAGTTGTTTTAACAAaacagctttttattttattatgaataACAAAAccgtattattattttttttaaactgaatgaTAAAAATATCCCATGAAATGTGACCCAGACTGGAGAAAAAGCATGGAAGACAAACGTCAATCCATGAACAGAACGAATATACGACATACACACTGTCTAAAACCCACAAATCAGAGACCGTTGGATACGCATTCAAGGGATTTATTGGTGAATTGTTCAGTCCCCATTAACAAGTCGGGGAAATTACCACAAGACAAGTTTCACTTTATCAAGAAGCCCCTCAGGCCTACCAGAGGTCGGCCAGACTTAACCATCACTCGCACATCCAGccacgcgcacacgcgcgcacacacacacacacacacacacacgcgcacactcCTGGCCAGACCTCAAcatgtagctagctagtcaATCTTACCTGGACTTGGATATCCTTTTTACGAACCAATAGTCATTTGAAGGGGGACCCTTTTAGGGCGAGGTTAAATATACTACACCAAAACTAAAGGTACAGAGAGGCTCATTGCTGGGACAGGATGTCAGAGCACATTTCACTTGCAGACTTGCACCTGGAGTTCAGTGAAATGATGCCACATTACACATCCATGGGACTTAGTCTTTCTGTAGTTGTCGTCGTGTGGACTCAATTCATACATTAACTCACAGCAGTGTGACATCACAGCGATTCTAACATTACATCATACAGGAAAtgtccccaccccccccccccaccctcctgaCCACAACGAGACTCCCTTATCCTGTGCCCGACCCTGCAGCGTGCCCGAAgtagctgggggggggggggggggtttggggttgTTGGCCTGGGTTCAACTGCACAACGGTGTCTCTCCGTTCGCTCAGCACTTCCAAGCCGACGCTGAACTACAGAACTGGCTGTTGTTGGAACGCGAGGACGGCTCGGGGGCAGTCATGAGGCGTAAGACACAAACCTTTGAGCTACGCCGCCACAATGACAGTCCACGCCACCGTGCCAGGAGGTCAGCGTCCTACACTGATCACACCCGGTGCAGGACACCGCAGGCCAACCCCCCCCAAACCACTCCATTCTCACAAACATCAACGGGACACACTTTCATCCATCCATATTATgagttgtttttctctctctctctctaaatcCTAGCGtcttactgtatataaaaaaaaaagaagagggcATTCAACCGCTTGTTGACCGAAGACCTAAGTAAGAGCAGGATCAAGTAGTGACAGCTTTCTACACAACAGTTCAAATccttaataaaaataaaaccaaaaagcACTAACAATAGTCATTTGAGGGGCGGTGAGTGGGTTTCGGAGGCGACGGGTGGCGGGGGTGATTCCATTTGGCTAGACAGTCAGGTGTTTAACGGGGGGTGGGTCTCGCCTTCCTCAGCAGGGGAAGGCCTGAAGAGCAGGACGTTGCGCGGCACGAGAGGAGCAGTGCCTCTCCCAGCGCCGTGGTCTGTGCTCCCTTCGGCCTTCCACACGCAGCCAGCGTTCCAGAGCAGAGGAGGCGGAGGGGAGTGCTGGATGATgagggcaggaggaggaggaggaggaggctcATTCGGTGGCCTTGAGGGAGAAGGACAGCTTGGGTCTGGACTTCCCTTTGCCCAGGATCATTTTCTGTTCCTCCTTCTGCTGTCGCTGGCGGTCCTGCTCCAGTTTCATCCGCTCCTCATGAATCTTTCTCTGCTCCTCTACGATACGCAACTGCTCCTCGGCCTGGCGGAATGACACACAAAGGTCGATTCAGGAGAGCGGCTCATGTTTTCTAAAATGCCTCAGACAGGACAGTGAGTTTTCCCTTTGTTGACATTACTGGCTTGTCCAACATTGTAAATGAGTGGCAGTCAGAACAcaaagaggacaaggaggaaAATACTTTTGGTGAAGGGCTACTGATAAGATCTAAACAAAGCATGTTCCAGCTTGCATTTGGCCAACTATGTAATGACCGAGTTATAAGAAATCTACATCAATACCCTCAATGTCTGAAATAAAGCTACCCCCATTACGCGAAAGACTCAACAACTGGGGAACCTGGAATGGCCCCGTTCGCATTTTGGGGTTTGGGAAGTGGCCGTACGCATTCTTTCTTTCTGAAAAGAACCAGAACAGAGAAGGAAACGTACCAGCTTGGCCTGAGCGTCGGCGATCTTGCGGTTattctcctcaagaattttCTCCAGCTCCTCCCGTTTGGATTTTTCTTCCTCCTACAGGGGTGACACGGTGCCATGTAAGCGCATGGACAGGCTATGGTTGCACATCATCCctgtccaaacacacacacacacacacacacacacacacacacacaccatcctacCACAAGAGTCAGCTCAGACTTCGCTCACATCATAACCACTCTCCCATACATTCTCTGGCAGTCAACCGGAGTGCTTTTATAACACAGGAgcacaaaatatatcaaaaggGAAAAATAACCCCCTTACCCCTGGCTTTTACCCACTATGTGTGACAATACCCTCCCCTTATAGGAATCATTCAATCACACCTTAAGACTTGTCTGGATCAGCGAAATACATTACAATAGAGAATATAAGGGGAAACCCACTCGTCACACTCAgaataagataaaaaaaaaaaacagatataAAAAGTaacattctaaaaaaaaaaaaaaaagtttaaaaattATCAATTTGCCtctcatcatcatcaataaGCAAGAGAAAAAGGATATATAAGAGGAGTGAATAGGTTTGGCTCACCAATGCACGAATACCTACGCATTTCCTTGCCTGTGTACCTACACAACTGGTGAAAGCATTCGGCATTAAACGGTTGAATATTTACTGTCTCGTCCAGGCTGTTTCCCTGTAGAGAGACAGAAGCgctcctggggggggggggggctgccgTACACCAAACATGCCCAGCCCGACCACGGCCTTCCGCTTTAAAAACTGATTTCTGTACTGCTAGCCTGCTGCCTGCAGCCCAGCTCGCCCTTTAAAGcagcgctctctctctctctctctcactcgctctctttctctcagcttGGTTCACATCATGACAACAACATTGCAGAGGTACAGTGCGGCGGCACACAGAGTGAGAGCCGGGTGGGACAGGGCAGGAGCGAGCTGGGAGTTGTCTGCAGGTCAGGTCAAACGGTGTTAAAGAAGGTGGTGGTGTTAACACAGGTCGTGTCCAAAATCAAAGGAAAACAATAAACACCCCTAAGGAGAAGCAAGTCATGAGGACGTCACAGAGTACATTcaattgtttggtttttttcctctttttttttatttttccaaaagtgTTAGTTTCAACACAAAAAAGGTGAAtaacaaattaaaagaaattaacagTTAACAGAGGCTTGGACCAGAGATTGTTGACCTTGAAAACGGGAAACAGGAAGTGGAGGTCCGTCATTGTTATGTATTCCAGAGCAGAGACCTTCTAATGGGAGCTTTTCAAAACAAGGATTATTAGGAGGGGGGGCATGACCATATCAACGTTACTGGACACACTAAACTAAATGATGTATGTAATCATAGTCTactgaaacaaaacacattaaaacaaagCGGCCCCACGTTTACTTCAGTAATTTTACAGGGGCAGGGACATACCTCCCCTATCGGCTTAGGAAGGTGGGcttttatttgggggggggggggggctctgaaTGGGAgtgatgggggagggagaggaggagctgAGTGAGGCACTTCTCACCCGATTAATAGCAAGCCACTGACCGGGGGCTGGGCCGTGGCAGCCCCGCTCATTCAATGAACATCATAACTACACTGTAGACAAACCAAGGCTCTTATTAATGAAGCCTGGAatagaagagtgtgtgtgtgtgtgtgggggggggggggctataacagaagggttgggggggggggggggctatctGCCCAGCCAGTCACCTAGGCAACTCCTCCAAATCTAGTCTGCTCAGCAAATTGAATTGCCTTAAAGGGGGAATGGAAGCCCTAAGTTGAACACTGCCAGCTCACTGCAACTGTAAATCATGTTGCCCCTCTAGACTGTAGATCACTAGCCGCTacgactgagagaaagagaacataAAAGTTAGGCTGACAGGGGAACTGGTCTACATCCTCTGGGCTGTAGAGAGGCTACACTGGGTTCAGAGCCCATCTGGGGTGACAGGAAACTGGCACTGAATGTCGGACACTAAGACAGTGGACTAATAATGTAACGTCAATTTAAAAAAGGGCGCTTATTATAGATAAAAAAGgcaaaaattacaataataaaagttAGAAATAATTCTGAATAGAATGGTATGCATGGGGAAGGACAGGGGAATAAGGATGAGCGAATGAGAAGCTGAAAGTCACTAATATGGTAACTCGGCCATGGAAAAAGTCTCACCGAGAGAAACTCAGGTTTCAGTACTCAATCACCACCTGTTCAAAACGCACAACCCATTGTCCCGGCCCCGCCCACCCAATCTACCCCCGCCACCCAGCCCCCCCTAGCCCTGCCCACCCCTGTAGTAGCAGTGACACTTGTGCCATGGTCTAGTCAGGAGAGGGGCATCCCCACGCGCCACCGGAAGGTGGCGGCAGAGGGGAGgggcagagaaagaggggaggggtgCCTGCGTTCCCAACGACCGAGCGTTACCTCTCTGGCCCTCTGGGCCTGCAGCTCGGCGTGCCTCTgcctctccagctcctccagcagCTGGCGCTCCATGATGCGCTTGGCCTCCTCCACCCTCCGCAGGACCTCCCGCTCGATCTCGTCCTTGCgcttctccagctcctcctccacccGTTTGGCCACCAGCTCCTCAACGCGGCGCGCCGTCTCCTCCTCGATCAGCTTCTCCTCGATCTCCACCTGGCGGCTGCACGGCGGGGGTGCGCAGACaaagaggggtggggggttgctGAGACGGTAGCAAACGCGACATTACGTGATCAGTGGCGATTCGGCAAACCGTCCATTCAATGTCTTCTACAACACAGTGGCTGGGCTTTCACGCTCACAATGCTGCATCACActtgaaaacacacattcaatcaTTACCTCGTGTTTTAGAGACTAAAGTGCAGTAGGTGCCACTCTTAAAGAATGCAacatgtgtgtgggtgcgcgtgtgtgtgtgtgtgtgtgtgtgtgtgtgtgtgtgtgtggggggggcacGACAAGATTAGATGGGGCAACGAGGTGACACGACACAACCCCCGCTTTTAAAAATATGGGGTGAGGTATGCCGGCCTGAAGGCGAaagcaagggggggggggtgcaacaAGGCAGGCGTCCTGTTTACCGTTCGAACCCTTTCAACTGACTGCCAACAGGACGTCGTTGTCGCACGGCTTCAGGTAcgacagaaaacaccacaccGCCCGCTCTCGGAGTTCAGCGGGCCCACGCATTCTCACGACCGACACACCTACGAGCAGGAAGCTTCCTTATCTGGCGTTTCTGACATGGCTCGGCGGGCTAAGTGGCCCTGTGGCTAGGGAGTTAAAGACAACAGACCCGGTGGAGTCCGGAGAGTGATAGGTGTCAGGTGACAAATCGGCTTCTGGCCAAACGGTGGCCTGGATCGGATCACGTCTGTCCCTTCCGTATGCAGAGCAACATCACCAGCGCATCAGCAAAAGAAAATCAGCACCGGGGACAATCGCGCTGAAGCGTAAAATGTGCAGAAGACACCAAACAACCTTGGTTTCCTCTTGGATTGACCATGACGTGTGTTATGCACAACAGGCACGGGCAGTGCAGACAGACAAGGGAAGGCGTTCCGTTATGAAGCACAAGATGAAAAGGCATCGACCGTGTCCACATGTTTATTCTTCCATTGCCTTGCTGAAGACTGTGTCATGCCAGTCACCAGGTAGATTCCCCTTGGACCAGATTTATTTGACCAAACCAATGTTTCTGTCAGGTAAACCTGGTCCAAAacttacaacaacaacaaaaaattgctATGTGGAAAAAGCAGATCTAGGAAAGGttttaataaaattaaattGAATAAAATGACATGCACATATTTTTTA contains the following coding sequences:
- the arglu1a gene encoding arginine and glutamate-rich protein 1-A isoform X1, whose amino-acid sequence is MGRSRSRSSSRSKHSKSSKHSKKRSRSRSRDKERSKKRSKSREAKRNRRRESRSRSRSATASTRRERERAVTPPERIDIFGRTLSKRSALDEKQRKEEEEKKAEMERQRKINPPPLFVCAPPPCSRQVEIEEKLIEEETARRVEELVAKRVEEELEKRKDEIEREVLRRVEEAKRIMERQLLEELERQRHAELQAQRAREEEEKSKREELEKILEENNRKIADAQAKLAEEQLRIVEEQRKIHEERMKLEQDRQRQQKEEQKMILGKGKSRPKLSFSLKATE
- the arglu1a gene encoding arginine and glutamate-rich protein 1-A isoform X2, which translates into the protein MGRSRSRSSSRSKHSKSSKHSKKRSRSRSRDKERSKKRSKSREAKRNRRRESRSRSRSATASTRRERERAVTPPERIDIFGRTLSKRSALDEKQRKEEEEKKAEMERQRKIRQVEIEEKLIEEETARRVEELVAKRVEEELEKRKDEIEREVLRRVEEAKRIMERQLLEELERQRHAELQAQRAREEEEKSKREELEKILEENNRKIADAQAKLAEEQLRIVEEQRKIHEERMKLEQDRQRQQKEEQKMILGKGKSRPKLSFSLKATE